ctaCCTCTATGCAACTAAATCTGCATGAAGGCAATTCCTGGACAGCATTACCGCTACCTCGCTATCTTTGTAGATGGATAGACGTAGAATTGTCGGATCGAAAGAAGCATTGCGACAGCCGTCTTTAGCATGAGGGCGACACGAGGGGAGTTGATTCGTTGTGCGAACAAGTCGAGACAAAAATGCTTCAAAACGGTTGAGTTCGGAGCGCGTTTGagcctcgcgcctcccgcgaAGGCAAGCAGCGTGTGTTGCCATTCTTGAAAAAAATGACGCGCCCTCCGTCGTCCCTATCGGCACGCAAAAGTTTGGAGAGTGGCGCCGTGAGCTCctcacggagagaaaagagaggcggcgagggaaggccgacccagagagagagagaggagcgaccgcccgcagagacaggagagagataCCGCGAACGAATCCTGTATTTCCTCCCCACACATGCATGCTGACAAAGCCGccccgacggcgagaggagtgagggagagagagggaccgACAAGGAGCGACATGGATCctagaaaagagaggaaaggaacgtGTGGTTGCGAACTCGGGAGGGAAAGCAGCCTCAGCAGATGCCGAGGGCAACAAGAAACAGCGACGTTGCCAGTTcgacagaggaaggggagcCATCAGAAACACAAGAAAGCGACGGGCGAAATGACAAGAGAGATACTGCAGTTTTGAAAAGGCCCTTAAAGCGTTGCCCGGGAAAAGAGTTTCGAAAGCGGCTCCTACAGCTCGCCGCACTGGGTGACAGTGACAGGGATGCGCGGCCGGTTGCCCCCATCGACCGTCACGTGCTCGATTTTTCTCACGACTTGCATCGAGTCTTTCCCGAGGACTTGTCCAAAGACCACGTGCTTTTTATTCAGCCAGTCGCACTTTGCACAAGTGATGAAGAACTGACATCCGTTCGTGTTTGGCCCGCTGTTCGCCAGAGACAAGAGACCGCTGCGGAAGTGGGGAAGAACAAACGCCTCGTCCGGAAAGGAAGTTCCGTAGATTGACAAACTCCCAGTGCCGTCACCCTTCACGAAATCGCCGCCctggaaagggagacaaacgcgagaagacgcggaagatgGTGAGAAAAAGTGGGGCAAAGAGAAGTGGaacgacaggaagaagaccacggagagcaggaagaaaaaagggagggaagggaagggtgagaagggagagagaatgaagaggagaggaacagagagagaatgaacgggagagaaatgTGGAGACCaatgcagagaaacaaacggaAACCtggaaaagagagcggaTGAGAAAGCAGTGGAACAGACCCGAAGGTTTGGCGATTCaacgaagggagaaaagaacaaacACACGTGCGCTGACGTGCTTCCCAGGACgagcggaagaaacagcagaagtcgcaggaggcgacgaagacgggggaagagagaaaaaggacgagggaaaaaggaaagcacCTGGAGAGGGACAGTAAAGAGGCGAGGTGAATCGGGGAATGCTCGTCTTTGGAGGCGATGCAGGGCGCAAGTTAGGCAGATACCTGGATCATAAAGTTTTTGATGATTCGATGAAACGTGGCGCCCTTGTAGCCGATCGGCACTTGGTTCTGGCGAAACTCGCCTGATCCAGAtacgcgagaaagaagcgcaaagagaggaaaataagaaagaggcgcaaaacagagacgcctTCACAGACGGAAAAATAGTCCTTAGACGCAGATCTACATCCATGCATCAACATACAGACGACGTAGACGTGTGGATGTGTATAGATACGGATAGACATGTGGATGCATAGGTGCATGTAGGTCGAGGGAGATACCGATTTTTAGAGACAGATAGTTGCAGACAGATAGCTCGTCTACACTTTTTGTGGATATCTGTGTATCCGTTCCtgagatgcatgcatacatcgCTGCAGGAAAAGCAGGGTTAGACGTTTTCGCACGAGAGACGTGGAGGGGACATCTCACCTGTGCAGAATTGCCTAAAGTTTTCAGCGCTTTTCGGTGCGATGTTTTTGAAGAGTTCGATTTTGATTCTGCCTGCTTCGTGACTGCCAATGGAGAcgtcgaggaagacgacggggTTGTCGGGGTGTAGGAGCGGCCGCGAGCCTCCCTCCATCGCCTCTGCGTAAGAAATCCCCGCTGGAAGATCGTTctcagagaggagagaggaatcTGAATTCGGCTGTACGGGTGCCATggtggagagggaaagaggatGGAGCGGGTTGGAATAAAGAAAGAAATAATCACAGGACCGGAGAACAACGATAGCGTGAACGAGGCGAAGGTGTGTTTCTGGTGAGgaacacgagaaagagagaagaagaaacagaagaagattacggagagaaggcgaggacggtGGAGGAGAATcttgagggagagagaccgacggcgagagagagggcggcgATGACGGCGGCTTATGGTAGAAAACAGAAAATACAACGAATAAAGAGGAgtggaagcggagaaaagaaaacttCGGGGCTTTTAAAACGTGAaatcggagagaagaagctcgGAGGGTGTGTCGAGATgtgaggaggaagagagatacCAAAGTGGCGAGGGCTTCACTGGGGGCGTTTCCACACGTTGAATTCTCCTttggaggaggaaggaagcagatGGTCTTGGTTTTTTTCAGCTGCGTGAAAATGTGAAAGAAAAATGGAGAGAATGCCAGAAAATCCAgagcttcctctctttttcctggcTCTCTTCTCGTACTTGCTGtgatctgcatgcagagaacaGACGGGACAGCGGGCTGCGATTTTCGTCCGGTTTCCGTTCAAAAGAtcaggaaaaacgaagaagcaaatCCCAAgacgcctcttcttttttttcaggGAGAGCACAATGAAAAGGATGCCACACACCAATTTCGAAAAAACTTTTTTCCCGCAAAGAAGTGCTTTTTCCGGACCGCCCTGCTACAcggctgtgtgtgtctccgctgtgcttgacgctgtctccgtcaCCTGCAGCCTTCTGCCTTCAGTTGCTCCATCTTGTTTTTTTAAATAAGTTTTCCATTtgtttccctcgttctctccacttGCCACCACGGGAACGTGGTGCGGTCTTTTTGcactgtatgtacacccgaaaCGCGATCCTGCCGCATCGGACCTCCTTCacggggtgtatgtacatcgCAAGCACGGCTCCTTCCGGCACGCTCGCGCGGCTTCACGCCatgtttcttctgcgtctgctgTTTGCTCCAGAAACAGTGGAGAATCCACTCTGCGCGTCTGTTCCATTTCtcatttctcttcctctctcttctctcccgggtttcccgtctttgaaagaaaaaaacacctACACGCTTTTACACGCCTCTGCTTATCCCTGGCGAGTCTCCGCTCTCCGTAAGGAGCCTCCAAGGCCTTCTACAGAAAGCTTCTgccctccgcttcttctctcacgcctcttctctcacgcttcttctcctttcttcacTCCTTCTCTTActtcttctgttcttctcctcttcttctgtctcctcaggtGTGTTCTCGTTGGAAAATGCAGTTGTTTCGGAAAACCGTTCTCCTCTTTGGTCACTCTGGAGCGCTCGGAGGCGCAGTGGCAGACGCCTTTGCTGCGGCGCGATGGCGCGTGATTGGCTGCGGGCCTCGTGCGCTGCCGGATGCTAAGAAAATTGCAGGAACGGGTCTATTCTCAAACGGCGAACAACCGTCTCCCCCCCACGAAACGATTGAGTTAAAACCCTCAGACTTCAACTCCTTGCAAGCGCAGGGCGAGTACCTTGCCCGAGAACTGCAGGTGCGCCCACATGATTCGAGTCGACGCACAGAAaaccgacgaagaaggactCCGGTGTTTGTTGTTTTTCCTTGTGTTTTTCTTGCTTGAGCATGCATgtgaacagaggaaagagcgcCTCCTACAGTACCCTTACTATCACACACAcatactcatatatatatatatatatgtctcaACTCCAAATATGCAGAGATAACGAGAACGAAGCTGGCACATCCATGGGGACATAGCTGCGCATACCGCCCTCACTCTCtttagatatatatatatatatagagagagagagagagagagagtgagaggGATTAATCGCTTGAGACtgtatgtgtacatacagatgTACACATGCATTGCGAGTGGAATTAGGTAAACGTGGATGTGGAGTTGTGTGTGGATGTCAGCGTCTTGGTTTTGACTGCCAGGAGAGACGTACAcattttcttttctttctttctcctgaTCTATCTTCCTACAatcgttctctgtctctccgtcgtctctttctcttttgcacttcttttcgtctcagtcgattctctcttttttttctgtgcagcCGTTGCTGGCCTCCGGgcctccgctgcatgcagcgattTGCTGtagcggcgccttcgcgtgcAGTCCCGTGTCTTCGGAGGCTTTCCtcgcagaaacagaaaggctCTTCCAGGCAAACTGCCTCCCGGCCCTCCTCTGCGCCCACACCGCCGCGGTGCTCTTCCGGAACCGCCAAGACACCCCACAGACTAGCCAAGACACCGTGCCCCCGCTGGTTGTCTTGACCGGCGCAGCGGCAGTGTCTTCGCATCCGCCCGCGCCGACTCCCGGGATGATTGGCTACGGTTGTGCGAAGGTATTTGTGCATCATCTGGTGCGTTCCctcgcggcgacgcaggtGGAAAAAGGTTTCCTGGGCGCGAAGGGAGGTGCGGATTCCCCAGGAGAGCCGCAGAGCCCACCCATCGATTTCCGAGTCGTCGGCATCCTCCCCACAGTGCTTGACACTCCTGCAAAccgcgactgcatgcgcgatgtgccggacgaagagaaagaaaactcGTGGACGAAAGTTGAGGAAATTGCGGAGAAGCTGGTGAAGTgggccgacggcgaggaggccgTCGAGAACGGCGGACTGTATGTGGtcaggacagagaaaggaaagacaacCTTTCTTGTGCCTCCCGAGGCGTAAAtgtttctcttgttcctcctcgagacagagacggcgactttcagaaaagagaaggaatcGAGGCGGctgacgggagagagagtggatCAGGGGACTgcctggagagaaggcagagggaaacgaggaagcagactCGCCCCTCGAAAAAcagttttttctccgtttctctggcTCTCTGCGAGTGAGCAGGAGGAAACAAGAGTAGTGGATTTGAGAAAGAAGCgccttctccactttttgCCGGATTGGTGACATCTCCATATCGTTGTAAACGAAAATGTGTAGAAATAAAAAGGTATGGCGTATGTGGCCGTACACCTATAGATTTGTGTATATGcggatatatgcatatatgcattgAGCTATCTAGATAAATATGagatatgtagatatagagagagatgtaTAGGAGTGTTGTGTGTATGCTTATGAAGGCTGAGGGGGGTTTTGGAACGAAGGTACAGTGTTTTGAATGCGTTGGAAGTGGTGTTTTTTGGGAGACTTCCACGCTTTGTGGACggtggaaggaaaacgagagacagcccAGTGCCGGGGACGAAA
This sequence is a window from Neospora caninum Liverpool complete genome, chromosome V. Protein-coding genes within it:
- a CDS encoding putative peptidyl-prolyl cis-trans isomerase H, whose amino-acid sequence is MAPVQPNSDSSLLSENDLPAGISYAEAMEGGSRPLLHPDNPVVFLDVSIGSHEAGRIKIELFKNIAPKSAENFRQFCTGEFRQNQVPIGYKGATFHRIIKNFMIQGGDFVKGDGTGSLSIYGTSFPDEAFVLPHFRSGLLSLANSGPNTNGCQFFITCAKCDWLNKKHVVFGQVLGKDSMQVVRKIEHVTVDGGNRPRIPVTVTQCGEL
- a CDS encoding Novel protein similar to quinoid dihydropteridine reductase (QDPR, zgc:112405), related, with translation MQLFRKTVLLFGHSGALGGAVADAFAAARWRVIGCGPRALPDAKKIAGTGLFSNGEQPSPPHETIELKPSDFNSLQAQGEYLARELQPLLASGPPLHAAICCSGAFACSPVSSEAFLAETERLFQANCLPALLCAHTAAVLFRNRQDTPQTSQDTVPPLVVLTGAAAVSSHPPAPTPGMIGYGCAKVFVHHLVRSLAATQVEKGFLGAKGGADSPGEPQSPPIDFRVVGILPTVLDTPANRDCMRDVPDEEKENSWTKVEEIAEKLVKWADGEEAVENGGLYVVRTEKGKTTFLVPPEA